The genomic DNA CACGCGCACGATGATCGTCAGCAAGACGATGGAAACCACCCACGCAGCACCCGGACCCTCACTCAAACCGATGAGTGTGAGGAAATCGTGGATCTTCATCCACACCCACGCAATCGCCACCGCGAAGGGGTGGATGATCTTTTCCATTAGCCCGAGCATTCGAACTCCTTCAGAACGGCTGGGCGCTCGTTGCACCCTGGGGTTGGCCGGCTTGCACCGGAAGTTTAGGGGAATTAAGAGGGACGAGGACGGACGAGCTTTCCTCTACGAGACCCATCGGGACAGGATATTCGATGTCGTCGGCGTTTCCCGCCCAGTCGTCGGGGGCAATCCACGGGTCTGGCCGCCAGCGTCCTCGGTCTGGGACATGATCGACACCGCCAAGGCTCCACGGATTGCATCTAAGCAGTCTCCATGTTGCCAGGATGATCCCCTTGATCACG from Schaalia sp. ZJ405 includes the following:
- the yidD gene encoding membrane protein insertion efficiency factor YidD, producing the protein MILPFVRRVLRTTAIAPIRAYQRWVSPLLGPRCRYAPTCSAYAVEAISVHGVIKGIILATWRLLRCNPWSLGGVDHVPDRGRWRPDPWIAPDDWAGNADDIEYPVPMGLVEESSSVLVPLNSPKLPVQAGQPQGATSAQPF